GGGTCATAGTGTTGACAATATATATCGCTCCTCCGAGCTTACCTCTACGGGGTTCTCTCCCGTTGGGGTCAGTGGGGTTGTGCCGATGGTGGTCGAACAGTCAGGGCGGGGAGAACGAGCATTTGACATCTACTCTCGCCTATTGCGGGAACGCATCGTCTTTCTGGGCACACCGGTAGACGATGCTGTAGCCGACTCGATTGTGGCACAGCTGCTCTATCTTGACGCGGAAGATCCAGAGCGAGATGTACAGCTCTACATCAACTCTCCCGGTGGTTCTGTGACGGCAGGGATGGCCATCTACGACACCATGCAGCAAATTCGCCCAGATGTTGTAACAATTTGTTTTGGACTAGCTGCTAGCATGGGCGCATTTCTGTTGTCCGGTGGCACCAAGGGAAAGCGTCTTTCGTTGCCCAGTTC
This region of Candidatus Obscuribacterales bacterium genomic DNA includes:
- the clpP gene encoding ATP-dependent Clp endopeptidase proteolytic subunit ClpP, with protein sequence MLVSQFVGHSVDNIYRSSELTSTGFSPVGVSGVVPMVVEQSGRGERAFDIYSRLLRERIVFLGTPVDDAVADSIVAQLLYLDAEDPERDVQLYINSPGGSVTAGMAIYDTMQQIRPDVVTICFGLAASMGAFLLSGGTKGKRLSLPSSRIMIHQPLGGAQGQAVDIEIQAREILYHKRKLNELIALHTGQPIERIEDDTERDFYMSAEEAKGYGLIDEVISRQDLLASGTTITAVN